A part of Lacibacter sp. H407 genomic DNA contains:
- a CDS encoding SusC/RagA family TonB-linked outer membrane protein: MKRSFNLVTIQAILFLLTLFITTSLTAQTIKGMVSDSSGKPLAGATIELKGSTATTQTNAEGNFSFTAPKNLTRKDVLTISYSGYKELEWYYDGNNNIKLQLQPEEKMLGEVVVTALGIRREEKSLGFAAQTVKENAVKDARTNNWANSLTGKVAGLNIQGTGAGPMGSSRITLRGESSLNLDNNQALIIIDGVPVSNKITGTGFSSHLSQDNPVDYGSAVNDINPDDIEKISVLKGAGATALYGSRASGGVIIITTKSGQRKDKGLGITYNMNYSIDQVNRWPDYQFEYGEGRTDAYYSYLDSEDGANTATGVAAGRAWGPKFNGQQYFQYDPNTPSGKASVRTPWVAHDDYISGYFRFGSTITNSISIEGGSEKGSARLSLTHLKNQWILPNYGFERYNAALSVNQKVTDKLRINGRVNYTNKKSDNLPGAGYNNQSTMYFLIIGTAPNIRPEWFKPYWEPGLENVQQRNRFNPGPDNPYLTFYEMLNKMNRHGVIGNVSATYTFNDNLELLVRSGMDMSFEYRSQQRPFSMTKYPRGMFREQTVFSYESNTDALLSYNNKINSNWKYNVSIGGNLMRQTYDFAGMYADQLAQPGIYQISNSLDQAVADPLKTKKAINSVYGTGQLSFRDQIFVDVTGRNDWSSTLPYQNNSFFYPSVSTSFILSDIFTLPSEISFAKVRMSWAQVGNDTRPYQTDKYYDRIYGNNFTNPSVLFNPDLKPEITSSYEAGIDLRFFRNRLSFDVAVYSNNSRNQILAIPLDPVSGYSNALVNAGLINSRGVEVAITGKPVVKKNFSWTTTLVWSQNRSYVKELAEGITNQVIYSHGSNVSIEARVGGRMGDMYGRGFQRSPDGQIIYGSNGLPAQLDPVLKKWGNAFADWKAGLTNEFMIKNFRISILLDGQMGGSMYSQTNHKNNTLGKTKVTLPGRDGGIVGEGVVYNSSTQKYERNTRNVAASSYYDNYYTIGNAETNIFDASFLKIREVRFEFNLPQRLLSKLLVKQTSVALYGRELFNFTKFPGFDPEGGNLNNGTLTPGVELTQFPSTRNMGINLTFKF, translated from the coding sequence ATGAAACGTTCATTCAACTTAGTAACAATACAGGCAATACTATTTTTGCTGACATTGTTTATTACAACTTCTCTCACAGCTCAAACTATTAAGGGAATGGTGAGCGACAGTAGCGGCAAACCGTTAGCGGGTGCAACTATTGAACTGAAAGGCTCAACTGCAACAACTCAAACAAATGCAGAAGGCAATTTCAGCTTTACAGCACCAAAAAATCTTACAAGAAAAGATGTACTTACGATCAGTTATTCCGGCTATAAAGAACTGGAATGGTATTACGATGGCAACAACAATATCAAACTACAATTGCAACCGGAGGAAAAAATGCTGGGCGAAGTGGTGGTAACGGCGCTGGGTATACGAAGAGAAGAAAAATCGCTGGGCTTTGCTGCACAAACAGTAAAAGAGAATGCAGTTAAAGATGCACGTACAAACAACTGGGCCAACAGTTTAACAGGAAAAGTAGCCGGTTTAAATATACAAGGTACGGGTGCAGGCCCAATGGGATCATCACGTATTACACTGCGTGGAGAATCTTCACTGAATCTTGATAATAACCAGGCCCTGATTATTATCGATGGCGTTCCTGTCAGTAATAAAATAACCGGCACAGGTTTTTCTTCTCATTTATCGCAAGACAATCCGGTTGACTATGGTTCTGCTGTGAATGATATCAATCCGGATGATATCGAAAAAATATCTGTATTAAAAGGTGCAGGTGCAACGGCCTTGTATGGCAGCCGGGCATCAGGCGGCGTGATCATCATCACAACAAAAAGCGGTCAAAGGAAAGACAAAGGTTTGGGCATTACATACAATATGAACTACAGCATTGATCAGGTGAACCGTTGGCCCGATTATCAATTTGAATATGGCGAAGGAAGAACAGATGCTTATTATTCTTATCTCGATAGTGAAGATGGAGCAAATACTGCTACTGGTGTAGCTGCGGGACGTGCATGGGGACCTAAATTCAATGGTCAACAATATTTCCAATACGATCCGAACACTCCAAGCGGTAAAGCAAGCGTACGTACACCATGGGTTGCACATGATGATTATATCTCTGGTTATTTCCGTTTTGGTTCAACGATTACAAACAGCATCTCCATTGAAGGTGGTTCTGAAAAAGGAAGTGCCCGTTTATCGCTAACACATTTAAAAAATCAATGGATCCTTCCTAATTATGGCTTTGAACGATACAATGCTGCGTTATCTGTCAATCAAAAAGTAACGGATAAGCTACGCATCAACGGGCGTGTGAATTATACCAACAAAAAAAGTGATAATCTTCCGGGAGCTGGTTACAACAATCAATCAACGATGTATTTCCTCATCATCGGTACGGCACCCAACATTCGACCTGAATGGTTTAAACCTTATTGGGAGCCGGGATTAGAAAATGTACAACAACGAAATCGATTTAACCCCGGCCCGGATAATCCTTATCTCACTTTCTACGAAATGCTGAATAAAATGAACAGACACGGTGTGATCGGAAATGTATCTGCCACTTACACATTCAATGATAATCTGGAATTGTTGGTGCGTTCAGGTATGGATATGTCGTTTGAATATCGTTCGCAACAACGTCCGTTCAGTATGACGAAATATCCAAGAGGTATGTTTCGTGAACAAACTGTTTTCAGTTATGAATCAAATACAGATGCCTTGTTGAGCTATAACAACAAGATCAACAGTAACTGGAAATACAATGTATCAATTGGAGGCAACCTGATGCGCCAAACGTATGACTTTGCGGGAATGTACGCCGATCAGTTGGCACAACCGGGCATCTATCAAATTTCAAACAGCTTGGATCAGGCAGTTGCAGATCCATTGAAAACAAAAAAAGCAATCAACAGTGTTTATGGTACCGGTCAACTTTCATTCCGTGATCAGATTTTCGTTGATGTAACAGGACGTAACGATTGGTCGAGTACACTACCCTATCAAAACAATTCATTCTTTTACCCATCGGTAAGTACAAGCTTTATTTTGTCGGACATCTTTACGTTACCGTCGGAAATTTCGTTTGCAAAAGTGCGTATGTCGTGGGCACAGGTTGGTAATGATACAAGGCCTTATCAAACCGATAAATATTACGACAGGATCTATGGCAATAACTTCACCAACCCTTCAGTATTATTCAATCCTGATTTGAAGCCGGAAATTACATCCAGCTATGAAGCGGGTATTGATCTTCGTTTCTTCCGAAATCGTTTATCGTTTGATGTAGCAGTATATAGCAACAACAGCCGTAATCAAATTCTTGCAATTCCGCTAGACCCTGTTAGCGGTTACAGTAATGCGTTAGTAAATGCCGGATTGATCAACAGCCGTGGTGTAGAAGTAGCCATTACAGGAAAGCCGGTTGTAAAAAAGAATTTCAGTTGGACAACCACTTTAGTATGGAGTCAAAACAGAAGTTATGTAAAAGAATTGGCGGAAGGAATTACCAATCAAGTGATCTATTCACATGGCAGTAACGTTTCCATTGAAGCAAGAGTTGGTGGACGAATGGGCGATATGTATGGCCGTGGATTTCAACGTTCACCTGATGGACAGATCATTTATGGATCAAACGGATTACCTGCGCAATTGGATCCGGTTCTGAAAAAATGGGGCAATGCATTTGCTGACTGGAAAGCAGGCTTAACCAATGAATTTATGATCAAAAATTTCCGCATCAGCATTCTGCTTGATGGACAAATGGGCGGAAGTATGTATTCTCAAACCAATCACAAAAATAATACGCTGGGTAAAACAAAAGTAACCTTACCCGGACGTGATGGTGGCATCGTTGGTGAAGGCGTTGTTTACAATAGTTCTACACAGAAATATGAACGCAATACAAGAAATGTAGCCGCCAGTTCTTACTACGATAACTACTACACCATTGGCAATGCTGAAACAAATATTTTTGACGCATCATTCCTTAAAATACGTGAAGTACGATTTGAATTTAATCTGCCGCAACGTTTGCTGAGTAAGTTGTTAGTGAAACAAACCAGTGTTGCACTGTATGGTCGTGAACTTTTCAACTTTACCAAGTTTCCGGGCTTCGATCCTGAAGGTGGCAACCTGAACAACGGCACACTTACACCTGGTGTTGAGTTAACACAATTCCCATCTACAAGAAATATGGGAATCAATCTCACTTTTAAATTTTAA
- a CDS encoding SusD/RagB family nutrient-binding outer membrane lipoprotein produces the protein MKFRYSFSTLLVTVLLLTACSKKFEELNTDPNRPKQITPGVMLGQVQYRIVSTSIQASRGFTHELMQVDAPRSSPGGQGLHRYVVNPGAAVWSNFYNYLTDIEDIYNISVTLKEDNYKAIALVYKSWAYSILTDLYGDVPFTQAIKATDGVFKPAFDKQKDIYIQLLKNLDTANALFNSTKALTYGGDMLYNANTVTGNSNPGIVKWKKFANSLKLRLLLRLSKRDGELNITEQINAMLQNPSQYPLFTSNADEAIFRFPGTFPYFNPYYNARQLEWRDGTYFTKFFLDKMNADNDPRRAVWVRPVTVNGTSVFRGIESGYPTTTEYQVGANSSYNDVMRTLPSLGVMLTYAEVEFIKAELALKGFVTGKTAKQHYEAGVAASMNQWAVTMPAGYLKQSGLVYDENASNEEQLERIMLQKYYAYFFVDYQAWFEKRRTGYPVLPRGNGVPAENKFPSRVPYPSYLQSLNPENLAAAQTAMGGDNSDIKVWWDK, from the coding sequence ATGAAATTCAGATATTCCTTTTCAACTCTTCTAGTTACAGTGTTGTTGCTTACAGCCTGTTCAAAAAAATTCGAAGAGCTAAATACAGATCCCAACAGACCGAAACAAATTACACCCGGTGTGATGCTGGGCCAGGTGCAATATCGCATCGTTAGTACAAGCATTCAGGCAAGTCGTGGTTTTACGCACGAGTTAATGCAGGTGGATGCGCCACGCTCAAGTCCAGGCGGTCAAGGTTTGCATCGCTATGTTGTGAACCCTGGCGCAGCAGTATGGAGCAACTTTTATAATTATCTAACTGATATTGAAGACATCTACAATATCTCCGTTACATTGAAAGAAGATAATTACAAGGCTATTGCGTTGGTGTACAAAAGCTGGGCGTATTCTATTCTTACTGATCTGTATGGTGATGTGCCGTTTACACAAGCCATCAAAGCAACAGATGGAGTGTTTAAACCAGCTTTTGATAAACAGAAAGACATTTATATACAACTGCTGAAAAATCTTGATACTGCAAATGCATTATTCAATTCAACCAAGGCATTAACGTATGGTGGCGACATGTTATACAACGCAAATACTGTAACCGGAAATTCAAATCCGGGTATTGTGAAGTGGAAGAAATTTGCCAATTCATTAAAGTTGCGTTTACTGTTACGTCTTTCAAAGCGTGATGGGGAATTGAATATTACTGAGCAGATCAATGCAATGCTGCAAAACCCTTCTCAATACCCGCTTTTCACATCAAATGCAGATGAAGCGATCTTCCGTTTCCCCGGCACCTTCCCGTATTTCAATCCATATTACAATGCAAGGCAACTTGAGTGGCGAGATGGTACTTACTTTACCAAATTCTTTCTTGACAAGATGAATGCAGACAATGATCCAAGACGTGCTGTATGGGTTCGTCCTGTTACAGTAAATGGCACAAGTGTATTTCGTGGTATCGAAAGCGGTTATCCAACAACAACAGAATACCAGGTTGGTGCTAATTCAAGTTATAATGATGTAATGCGTACGCTACCTTCATTAGGTGTGATGCTTACTTATGCCGAAGTAGAATTTATAAAAGCCGAACTTGCATTAAAAGGGTTTGTAACGGGCAAAACAGCCAAACAACATTATGAAGCTGGTGTAGCAGCCTCTATGAATCAATGGGCAGTAACCATGCCTGCAGGTTATTTGAAGCAGTCGGGTTTGGTGTATGATGAGAACGCATCGAACGAGGAACAATTAGAGCGTATCATGTTGCAGAAATACTATGCTTACTTCTTTGTGGATTATCAGGCATGGTTTGAAAAAAGAAGAACTGGTTATCCTGTTTTGCCAAGAGGGAACGGTGTGCCGGCAGAAAACAAATTTCCTTCCCGTGTTCCCTATCCTTCTTATCTGCAATCGCTCAATCCTGAAAATCTTGCTGCCGCCCAAACAGCAATGGGCGGAGACAACAGCGATATAAAAGTATGGTGGGATAAATAA
- a CDS encoding alkaline phosphatase family protein, which yields MKKNSSLAFCLLVCMTLSAQTKSTDSIRTLIVFFDGLRPDYITADEMPNLYAFRKKASYGKAHHSVFPTVTRVNATSYATGSYPGTHGLMGNSVYFPQVSTTKSLNTGDASELNAINKALNGHLITAISLGEVLKQHGKDMMVFSSGTTGQALMQNHTVSGAIINPAMILPESIKEKVIAEVGTIPPAGKPNTARHTWITNALMKYGLHLDGPLVSAIWFSDPDGTAHADGIGSPTAIASIKSVDEQFGRILTDLEQKGLADNFNIVISTDHGFVTHVGKDGLVEFLIRKGLKKEKDSDDVVIAGGAIYIKDHNKDLLQQIVTALQAEEWIGAIFTKGIKKGDTKGHIAGTLSFESIHWNHEERMADILVDVNWNDEKNTAGYAGTSYSRGVAGHGSLSPYEVHIALLAAGPSFKPSFESELPTSNVDLVPTILHLHQLPIPATVNGRVMYELLINSKTTAKPIVKNDIIETSVNFKGGIYKLLLNRTILGEYQYINFAKVIRERNSNTGQ from the coding sequence ATGAAAAAAAACAGCAGCCTCGCATTTTGTTTGCTTGTTTGCATGACGCTTTCTGCACAAACAAAATCAACTGACAGTATCCGCACATTGATCGTTTTCTTTGATGGATTGCGACCTGATTATATTACAGCAGATGAAATGCCCAACCTGTACGCCTTCAGAAAAAAAGCCAGCTATGGAAAAGCACATCACAGTGTATTTCCAACTGTAACAAGAGTGAATGCAACATCTTATGCAACGGGCAGCTATCCCGGCACGCATGGTTTAATGGGCAACAGTGTTTATTTCCCACAGGTTAGTACAACTAAAAGTTTAAATACAGGAGATGCATCTGAATTAAATGCCATCAACAAAGCGCTGAACGGCCATTTGATCACAGCCATTTCGTTGGGAGAAGTATTAAAGCAACATGGCAAAGATATGATGGTGTTCAGCTCTGGTACTACCGGTCAGGCATTGATGCAAAACCATACGGTAAGTGGTGCTATTATTAATCCTGCCATGATTTTACCGGAAAGCATCAAAGAAAAAGTGATTGCAGAAGTGGGCACTATTCCTCCTGCCGGCAAACCAAATACAGCAAGGCATACATGGATCACTAACGCATTGATGAAATATGGATTGCATTTGGATGGTCCGTTGGTAAGTGCGATCTGGTTTTCTGATCCTGATGGCACTGCACATGCCGACGGTATTGGTTCACCTACTGCAATAGCTTCGATAAAATCGGTAGATGAACAGTTTGGCCGAATCCTTACCGATCTGGAACAAAAAGGTTTAGCCGATAATTTCAACATTGTTATTTCAACCGATCATGGATTTGTTACGCATGTTGGAAAAGATGGGCTTGTTGAATTTCTCATCCGCAAAGGATTAAAAAAAGAAAAAGATTCAGATGATGTTGTAATTGCCGGCGGTGCTATTTACATTAAAGATCATAACAAAGACTTACTTCAACAGATCGTAACTGCATTACAAGCTGAAGAATGGATCGGCGCTATTTTTACAAAGGGAATCAAAAAAGGCGACACCAAGGGGCATATTGCCGGTACACTTTCGTTTGAAAGCATTCACTGGAACCACGAAGAACGGATGGCTGATATATTGGTGGATGTAAATTGGAACGATGAAAAAAACACTGCAGGATATGCCGGCACGAGTTATTCAAGAGGCGTTGCCGGGCATGGCAGCTTAAGTCCATACGAAGTGCATATTGCATTACTGGCAGCAGGACCATCGTTTAAGCCATCGTTCGAAAGTGAATTACCTACTTCCAATGTTGATCTTGTGCCAACCATTTTACATCTGCATCAACTACCAATTCCTGCAACAGTAAATGGACGTGTAATGTATGAGTTGCTCATCAACAGCAAAACGACAGCAAAACCGATTGTAAAAAATGATATAATTGAAACCTCGGTGAATTTTAAAGGCGGCATTTATAAACTTTTACTCAACCGTACAATTCTTGGAGAATATCAATACATCAATTTCGCTAAAGTGATTCGTGAAAGAAACAGCAATACCGGACAATAG
- a CDS encoding acetyltransferase gives MIRVATEKDYPVLIDVWEQSVRATHHFLPEDYLQEIKLMLPAIFPAVPVYVYEDDTKQLLGFTGVADGKIEMLFLKPEARGKGIGKILLHYSMHILGAYELDVNQQNEQAVGFYEHMGFAVIERKETDGLGRPFPLLSMKYIG, from the coding sequence ATGATCAGGGTTGCAACAGAAAAAGATTACCCGGTTTTAATTGATGTGTGGGAGCAGTCAGTAAGAGCTACCCATCATTTTCTGCCGGAAGATTATTTACAGGAAATAAAACTGATGTTGCCTGCGATCTTTCCTGCAGTTCCTGTTTACGTTTATGAAGATGATACAAAACAGCTTCTTGGGTTTACAGGTGTGGCAGATGGGAAAATTGAAATGCTCTTTCTTAAACCCGAAGCAAGAGGGAAGGGTATCGGTAAAATATTACTTCACTATTCAATGCATATCCTCGGTGCATATGAGTTGGATGTAAATCAGCAGAACGAACAAGCTGTTGGGTTTTATGAGCATATGGGCTTTGCTGTTATTGAGCGAAAGGAAACAGATGGTTTGGGCAGGCCGTTTCCATTACTCAGTATGAAATATATTGGCTAA
- a CDS encoding alpha/beta fold hydrolase: MPVVRFLKIEFIYGMKDIVLLHGAIGAKDQLQPLTDLLKNDFNVHAFNFSGHGGKPFTEEPFSIQAFAAELQEYLLIQQIKHASVFGYSMGGYIALYLAKQQPQLFSEIVTLATKFEWNEAVSAKEAGMLNAEVIHEKVPLFAGQLKQRHEPNDWKLVLEKTKEMLLQMGKEKPLQLNDYTIINLPVLLLLGDNDKMVTKEETEAVQKVLPNSRFQLLEQTAHPIEKTDIAVLAGIIREFCKINE; encoded by the coding sequence GTGCCTGTTGTCCGGTTCCTGAAAATTGAGTTTATTTATGGTATGAAAGATATTGTGTTATTGCATGGTGCTATTGGTGCAAAAGATCAACTACAACCATTGACTGATTTATTGAAAAATGATTTTAATGTTCATGCTTTCAATTTTAGCGGACATGGAGGTAAGCCGTTTACTGAAGAACCATTTTCAATTCAGGCATTTGCAGCCGAATTGCAAGAATATCTTTTAATCCAGCAGATTAAGCACGCATCTGTATTTGGTTACAGCATGGGTGGATATATAGCATTGTACCTTGCAAAACAACAACCGCAATTATTCAGTGAAATTGTAACACTTGCTACAAAATTTGAATGGAATGAAGCAGTGTCCGCAAAAGAAGCTGGAATGTTGAATGCAGAGGTGATACACGAGAAAGTACCACTGTTTGCAGGGCAGTTAAAGCAAAGGCATGAACCAAACGATTGGAAATTGGTGCTGGAAAAAACAAAAGAGATGTTGCTGCAGATGGGAAAAGAAAAACCACTCCAATTGAACGATTATACAATAATCAATCTGCCGGTACTTTTATTGCTTGGTGATAATGATAAGATGGTAACGAAAGAAGAAACAGAGGCTGTACAAAAAGTATTACCAAATAGTCGCTTTCAACTACTGGAACAAACTGCTCACCCAATTGAAAAAACAGACATTGCTGTGTTAGCAGGTATTATTCGTGAATTCTGTAAAATAAATGAATGA
- a CDS encoding helix-turn-helix transcriptional regulator codes for MDRLLGIVTLLQSKKFVPAEKIADKYSISVRTVYRDVKALVELGIPVSFEPNRGYFVVQGYFLPPVAFSSEEANALLLTESLVYGFADKSIQKHYSSALNKVKAVLRSTQKEKLDLLDNSIRMQMHPNLLLNFEYLSQLQAAITNQTVITIDYTNAKEESTKRKLEPIGLIFYAFSWHLIGWCYLRKDYRDFKLQRIKQVQITELPFQKKNHISISEFMKQLPVNY; via the coding sequence ATGGATCGACTTTTAGGAATTGTTACGCTGCTGCAATCAAAAAAATTTGTACCTGCAGAAAAGATCGCTGATAAATATAGCATCAGCGTACGCACTGTTTACCGTGATGTAAAAGCGTTGGTTGAGTTGGGCATCCCGGTAAGCTTTGAACCGAACCGTGGTTATTTTGTGGTGCAGGGTTATTTTCTGCCGCCTGTTGCTTTCAGCAGCGAAGAAGCAAACGCATTGTTGCTCACAGAATCGCTTGTATATGGCTTTGCCGACAAATCGATCCAGAAACATTATTCGTCTGCACTCAATAAAGTAAAAGCTGTTCTGCGTTCTACACAAAAAGAAAAACTCGATTTACTTGATAACAGCATCCGTATGCAGATGCACCCAAACCTGCTGTTAAACTTCGAATACCTTTCGCAACTGCAGGCCGCAATTACCAATCAAACGGTTATCACGATCGATTATACAAATGCCAAAGAAGAAAGCACAAAACGAAAACTCGAGCCGATCGGTCTTATCTTTTATGCATTCAGCTGGCACTTGATCGGCTGGTGCTACTTGCGCAAAGATTATCGTGATTTCAAACTGCAACGTATCAAACAAGTTCAGATCACCGAGCTGCCTTTTCAGAAAAAAAACCATATCAGCATTTCTGAATTCATGAAACAATTGCCGGTAAACTATTAA
- a CDS encoding DinB family protein — protein MTFTESFLNELKQESVTTRKMLERVPADLFHWQPHQKSMTLKQLATHIAELPTWINLVIKTKELDFEANPYQPVPLSTEQELLTYFEQALTEGQQALVNVTDEQLTDRWILRSGETIYSNELKRDFLRQCFCQVVHHRAQLGVYLRLLDIPIPGSYGPSADEQSF, from the coding sequence ATGACATTTACCGAATCATTTCTCAATGAACTGAAACAAGAATCAGTAACAACACGTAAAATGCTGGAACGTGTGCCGGCGGATCTTTTTCATTGGCAGCCACATCAAAAAAGTATGACATTGAAACAACTGGCTACACATATTGCCGAGTTACCTACATGGATCAATTTGGTGATCAAAACAAAAGAACTCGACTTTGAAGCCAATCCTTACCAACCTGTACCTCTTTCGACAGAGCAGGAATTACTGACCTACTTTGAACAAGCGTTGACAGAAGGACAACAGGCTCTGGTAAATGTAACAGATGAACAGTTAACCGATCGTTGGATACTCCGAAGCGGTGAAACTATTTACAGCAATGAATTAAAACGTGATTTTTTGCGTCAATGTTTTTGTCAGGTGGTGCACCATCGTGCACAGTTAGGTGTTTATCTGCGTTTGCTTGATATTCCTATTCCCGGCAGCTACGGCCCCAGTGCTGATGAACAAAGCTTTTAA
- a CDS encoding endonuclease III domain-containing protein: MTTKTNWPEAIKPLLKKYKGKQHPLEYKNTYQLVVMVVLSAQDSDRNINSLAPKLFEAYPNMQALTKATEETLFPFISKVRNFGNKAKWLTGIAEKIKKDSNIPDTLDALVELPGIGRKSACVILRESGKPAEGVIVDLHVVRVAPRLGIATGTDPKKIEKQIMEALPQKDWDAGMAMSFLGREICRPKPNCEKCLMNTVCVYYSENS, from the coding sequence ATGACAACTAAAACCAATTGGCCGGAAGCAATCAAGCCTTTACTTAAAAAATACAAAGGCAAACAACATCCGTTGGAGTATAAAAATACTTACCAATTGGTGGTGATGGTGGTATTATCGGCACAGGATTCTGACAGGAACATCAACAGCCTTGCACCAAAATTATTTGAAGCCTATCCCAATATGCAGGCGTTGACAAAAGCAACAGAAGAAACATTGTTTCCTTTCATTAGTAAAGTGCGCAACTTTGGCAACAAAGCAAAATGGCTCACGGGCATCGCAGAAAAAATTAAGAAAGACAGTAATATCCCTGATACGCTGGATGCGTTGGTTGAGTTGCCGGGCATCGGTCGTAAATCGGCTTGCGTTATCCTTCGTGAAAGTGGTAAACCTGCCGAAGGTGTTATTGTTGATTTGCATGTGGTTCGTGTTGCGCCAAGGCTTGGCATTGCAACCGGTACCGATCCCAAGAAAATAGAAAAGCAGATCATGGAAGCCTTGCCGCAAAAAGATTGGGATGCTGGTATGGCGATGTCATTTTTGGGTAGGGAGATCTGCCGGCCAAAACCGAATTGTGAGAAATGTTTGATGAACACGGTTTGTGTGTATTATAGCGAGAATTCGTGA
- a CDS encoding VOC family protein, translating to MQKITPFLWFDNNAEEAMNFYISVFKNSKMISTMPGPDGTVMGVSFELDGAEFKAINAGPRFKFNESISFFVSADTQEEIDHYWEHLTADGGEESMCGWLKDKFGLSWQIIPSMLGELLSHPDREKASRAMQAMLQMKKIILADLQNA from the coding sequence ATGCAAAAGATCACTCCGTTTTTATGGTTCGATAACAATGCCGAGGAGGCCATGAATTTTTACATATCAGTGTTTAAGAATTCGAAAATGATTTCAACGATGCCCGGACCTGACGGAACAGTCATGGGTGTTTCGTTTGAATTGGATGGTGCAGAGTTTAAAGCAATTAATGCAGGCCCAAGATTTAAATTCAATGAATCGATCTCATTTTTTGTAAGTGCAGACACACAGGAAGAAATTGATCATTATTGGGAACACTTAACAGCCGATGGCGGTGAGGAAAGTATGTGTGGTTGGTTGAAAGATAAGTTTGGTTTGAGCTGGCAGATCATTCCATCGATGCTCGGCGAATTGCTCAGCCATCCTGATCGTGAGAAAGCAAGCCGTGCTATGCAGGCAATGCTGCAGATGAAGAAGATCATTCTTGCAGATCTGCAAAATGCGTAA
- a CDS encoding outer membrane beta-barrel protein, whose amino-acid sequence MKSIYGSLICLMLFAQSYAHIIQPDSSGKGTKKGNVEYGWKVEAGESFSTMSVSDVSPRTTLSPKFGFIAGLSFIADDFRIGRLVISAQYQQAGLKVATKDVGDGVILLHYFKIPVQYHFYIGRSKRLFAGGGGYIAPLLSHSTEQMSLNFEKYKNYDAGAMLTAGYSLTPRILLEGGVQRGFVNVDASEARRSSRNGMAFLLLSFTLGSSTSGHIKEAKLTCRKSGGDQQEY is encoded by the coding sequence ATGAAATCTATTTATGGATCACTTATCTGTCTGATGCTTTTTGCACAAAGCTATGCTCACATAATTCAACCTGATAGTTCCGGAAAGGGAACGAAAAAAGGAAATGTTGAATACGGCTGGAAAGTTGAAGCAGGTGAATCATTTTCAACAATGAGTGTGTCAGATGTTTCACCACGCACAACACTTAGTCCGAAATTTGGATTCATTGCCGGCTTATCATTTATTGCTGATGATTTTCGTATCGGCCGATTGGTCATTAGTGCACAATATCAGCAGGCCGGTTTAAAAGTTGCTACAAAAGATGTTGGTGACGGGGTAATCTTATTGCATTATTTTAAAATTCCTGTACAGTATCATTTTTATATCGGCCGATCAAAGCGATTGTTCGCCGGTGGCGGAGGATACATTGCACCGTTATTATCTCACAGTACTGAACAGATGAGTTTGAATTTTGAAAAATATAAAAACTATGATGCGGGAGCAATGTTAACCGCAGGTTATAGTTTAACTCCCCGTATTCTTTTGGAAGGTGGAGTGCAAAGGGGGTTTGTAAATGTTGATGCGTCAGAAGCACGCCGTTCATCAAGAAATGGAATGGCTTTTCTGTTACTGAGTTTCACATTAGGCTCTTCCACATCGGGTCACATAAAAGAGGCAAAGCTTACCTGTCGAAAGTCGGGTGGTGACCAACAAGAATACTGA